One region of Prinia subflava isolate CZ2003 ecotype Zambia chromosome 6, Cam_Psub_1.2, whole genome shotgun sequence genomic DNA includes:
- the PECR gene encoding peroxisomal trans-2-enoyl-CoA reductase, with amino-acid sequence MAAAGRGLLAAGLFRGRVAIVTGGGTGIGKAIAADLLALGCSVVIASRKFDRLKAAAEELNDRFASMSPAQVTPMECNIRKEEEVEALVKSTLSLYGKIDFLVNNGGGQFASPSEAIRAKGWNAVIDTNLTGTFYCCKAVYNAWMQEHGGAIVNITAAVRNGFPGMSHSGAARAAVNNLTKTLALEWAHSGVRINSVAPGLVFSETAVANYGEQGVMMWLRSIPKVPAKRSAVPEEISPAVCFLLSPAASFITGITMVVDGGQSLYSHSLEIPDHDRWPSPPEGKNSEMLKKLLSGEFKPKL; translated from the exons atggcggcggcggggcgcgggctGCTGGCGGCGGGGCTGTTCCGCGGGCGGGTCGCCATCGTCACCGGCGGCGGCACCGGCATCGGCAAGGCCATCGCCGCCGACCTGCTGGCGCTAG GTTGCAGTGTTGTTATTGCCTCTCGTAAATTTGACCGattaaaagctgctgcagaagaacTGAATGATAGATTTGCTTCCATGAGTCCTGCCCAAGTGACTCCCATGGAGTGCAACATCCGCAAAGAAGAAGAG GTAGAAGCTTTGGTGAAGTCTACGCTGAGTCTCTATGGGAAGATTGACTTTCTGGTGAATAATGGAGGGGGGCAGTTTGCAAGTCCTTCTGAAGCCATCCGTGCAAAAGGCTGGAATGCTGTGATAGACACCAATCTGACAGGGACCTTCTATTGTTGCAAAGCAG TGTACAATGCCTGGATGCAGGAACATGGAGGAGCCATTGTCAACATTACTGCTGCCGTGAGAAATGGCTTTCCTGGAATGTC GCACTCAGGAGCTGCAAGAGCTGCAGTGAATAACCTGACCAAGACTTTAGCTTTAGAATGGGCACACAGTGGAGTAAGAATCAACAGCGTTGCTCCT GGACTGGtattttcagaaactgctgtTGCAAACTATGGAGAACAAGGTGTAATGATGTGGTTAAGGAGCATACCAAAGGTTCCTGCCAAGAGGTCGGCTGTTCCTGAGGAG ATCTCTCCTGCAGTGTGTTTCCTGCTGTCTCCAGCTGCATCATTCATAACTGGGATAACCATGGTCGTGGATGGTGGCCAGAGTTTGTACAGCCATAGCCTAGAAATACCTG aTCATGACAGATGGCCCTCAccaccagaaggaaaaaattctgaaatgttGAAAAAGCTTCTTTCTGGCGAGTTCAAACCAAAGCTGTAA
- the LOC134551867 gene encoding collagen alpha-1(I) chain-like: MTCVCRYRKQLHRRAATPAPGRVRVATSPGTSAPPRGPRANPPRGSHALGPPPPAPSPHTDLCHGGGRAAAGDPPRFPAAAGAAPAGRAARRERPGFRSGAHPPGGGGEGARGLPAPGHGGDGDRRRRGRRGRSEATRQAEGSGAGASGRCGRGGAGPGRAGGRVGREAPRLPLLPPASSAPCAPGPVTGREREASPRGRVTATGRRAPGGRGGACALDPRPRFESRPGPSAAPLGRGHRGREAPAAAAAPSGAAAGPGQASALKKTVFKTNR; encoded by the exons CGTGCGTCTGCCGGTACCGCAAACAACTACACCGCCGCGCAGCCACACCTGCACCGGGCCGGGTTCGTGTTGCCACCAGCCCGGGCACCTccgcgccgccccggggccCCCGGGCAAACCCGCCCCGGGGTTCCCACGCGCtcgggccgcccccgcccgccccctccccgcacACCGACCTATGTCACGGCGGAGGCCGGGCGGCCGCCGGGGACCCCCCGCGCttcccggcggcggcgggcgcagCCCCGGCTGGGCGGGCGGCGCGGAGGGAGCGGCCAGGATTCCGGAGCGGAGCCCACCCCcccgggggagggggggaaggggcCCGGGGCCTGCCCGCGCCGGGGCACGGCGGGGACGGTGACAGGCGGCGCCGAGGCCGGCGCGGAAGGAGCGAGGCCACTCGGCAGGcggaggggagcggggcaggTGCCTCGGGGCGCtgcggccgcggcggggccgggccgggccgggccgggggtcGCGTCGGGCGTGAagcgccgcggctgccgctgctgccgcccgCGAGCTCCGCCCCGTGCGCGCCGGGCCCCGTGACGGGGCGGGAGCGCGAGGCGTCACCGCGCGGCCGCGTCACCGCGACGGGACGGCGCGCGCCCGGGGGCCGCGGGGGGGCGTGCGCGCTGGACCCTCGTCCCCGGTTCGAGTCCCGCCCCGGACCCTCCGCCGCACCCCTGGGCCGAGGGCACCGGGGCCGTGAGGCTCCTGCCGCTGCCGCAGCGCCGTCTGGAGCGGCTGCCGGTCCCGGACAGGCGAGT gcactgAAGAAGACAGTGTTCAAGACCAACCGATGA